From Rhineura floridana isolate rRhiFlo1 chromosome 5, rRhiFlo1.hap2, whole genome shotgun sequence, a single genomic window includes:
- the LOC133385752 gene encoding protocadherin-8-like gives MTAALACLFFGRGALATPRLLLVSMLQCLFLPGTLCETVRFGTYEEKPPGTVIGVLAEELQQLGSPIDGAPNIFRLMKQSGNSSLVRVRERDGQLSLGAERLDREQLCGQAEEPCVMAFDVVSLGGPRGGSSSQYRLVHVELEVRDINDHAPRFPQPLIALEVSESAAPGTRLPLDLAHDLDVGSNGIQSFAVSPNSHFGLEAQSRADGLKCAELVLLTELDREAQAAYRLELVAKDGGSPARSGTATVSVRVLDANDNAPAFPHGALLTVELPEDAPPGSLLLDLDASDPDEGSNGQLLYAWGSQVPAEARQLFGLDPLSGRLSLQGAVDYELQRAYELDVQASDRGASPLAASCKVVVRLLDVNDNAPTVAISALSAGVGSGGAATQAGAEEDDASASTVAYVSEAAPAESLVALVSTSDSDAGANGQVRCSLLAAPHEPFALQRAYDASYVVLTTGALDRERVAEYNLTVVAEDLGSPPAKTVRRLTVRLADENDNTPRFAKARYEVAVLENNPPGAYLASVLASDPDLGLNGKVTYHLLQKSVNRSPVSSPLFSVEPSSGVMRALESLDFEQRLQLEVEIEACDGGTPQLCQRTQIGVTVVDQNDNPPQITFPSLVNGSADLPLPVRAPVGFLIARMAARDADEGSNAELSFSILGVKPKLFGINPLTGELFLRKRLPGDALPETPILLILAVEDGGRPSLTCTATLRLIPTDTLPSSVEIVAIQPSTAEKQPFNLALLLIAVLAGGCGLLLVAILLVVASTCRTRKSLLRGMPHQSVQAPGNLSFGRVEADSTYLDFSTTDIPGAEGSGDPLCVTERPRNNTSQMIDMQIVPPTCQSPCATASWLTGDWEPQHKGFARLMPGKAPSIGLAKLLSAGISCAIKGTRSSWVELTTHQLMSGGILPAGSQCIWKPRGEKSCRGRRTWSEERAGGQKGQGLLSFSVFPQCQLQIKAKAAILCPLTWNTHSAPDQVSMKDSGKGDSECNDSDSDTSKDRLKKDSAEKNEKQSGTAAFATDSCSGLQVHLSSRSKHLQFHFEHGGTISYPAAQRTTCVHPEFPTESKGCSPGESERLQSIYERVCSGGTTLATSSRPCKESNYTPQSSFSTHASEIATSF, from the exons ATGACCGCAGCTTTGGCGTGCTTATTTTTTGGTAGAGGCGCCCTGGCCACCCCCCGCCTTCTGCTTGTCTCCATGCTCCAGTGCCTCTTCCTCCCAGGGACCCTCTGCGAAACCGTCCGATTCGGCACCTACGAAGAGAAACCTCCTGGCACTGTTATTGGGGTGCTAGCAGAGGAGCTGCAGCAGCTTGGTTCGCCCATCGACGGGGCACCCAACATCTTCCGCCTGATGAAGCAGTCGGGCAACAGCTCCCTGGTGCGGGTGCGCGAGCGGGACGGGCAGCTGAGCCTAGGAGCCGAGCGGCTGGACCGGGAGCAGCTGTGCGGGCAGGCGGAGGAGCCGTGCGTGATGGCCTTCGACGTGGTGAGCCTGGGCGGGCCGCGCGGCGGCTCCTCCTCGCAGTACCGCCTGGTGCACGTGGAGCTGGAGGTGCGCGACATCAACGACCACGCGCCTCGCTTCCCGCAGCCCCTCATCGCCCTGGAGGTGTCGGAGAGCGCCGCGCCGGGCACCCGCCTGCCGCTCGACCTGGCGCACGACCTGGACGTGGGCTCCAACGGCATCCAGAGCTTCGCCGTCTCGCCCAACAGCCACTTCGGCCTAGAGGCGCAGAGCCGCGCCGACGGGCTCAAGTGCGCCGAGCTGGTGCTGCTCACCGAGCTGGACCGCGAGGCGCAGGCCGCCTACCGCCTGGAGCTGGTGGCCAAGGACGGCGGGAGCCCCGCGCGCTCCGGCACGGCCACGGTCAGCGTGCGGGTGCTGGACGCCAACGACAACGCGCCCGCCTTTCCGCACGGCGCGCTGCTGACCGTCGAGCTGCCCGAGGACGCGCCGCCGGGCTCGCTGCTCCTCGACCTGGACGCCTCGGACCCCGACGAGGGCTCCAACGGGCAGCTGCTCTACGCCTGGGGCAGCCAGGTGCCCGCCGAGGCGCGCCAGCTCTTCGGCCTCGACCCGCTCTCGGGCCGCCTCAGCCTGCAGGGCGCCGTCGACTACGAGCTCCAGCGCGCCTACGAGCTCGACGTCCAGGCCAGCGACCGCGGCGCCAGCCCCTTGGCCGCCAGCTGCAAGGTGGTGGTGCGCCTCCTCGATGTCAACGACAACGCGCCCACCGTGGCCATCAGCGCCCTCAGCGCCGGCGTCGGTAGCGGCGGGGCTGCTACTCAGGCCGGGGCGGAAGAGGACGACGCCTCCGCCTCGACGGTGGCTTACGTGAGCGAGGCGGCGCCGGCGGAGAGCCTTGTGGCGCTGGTCAGCACCTCGGACAGCGACGCGGGCGCTAACGGCCAGGTGCGCTGCTCCCTCCTGGCCGCGCCCCACGAGCCCTTCGCCCTGCAGCGCGCCTACGACGCCAGCTACGTGGTGCTCACCACCGGAGCCCTGGACCGCGAGCGCGTGGCCGAGTACAACCTGACGGTGGTGGCCGAGGACCTGGGCTCGCCGCCGGCCAAGACCGTGCGCCGCCTCACCGTGCGCCTGGCCGACGAGAACGACAACACGCCGCGCTTCGCCAAGGCGCGCTACGAGGTGGCCGTGCTGGAGAACAACCCGCCTGGCGCCTACCTGGCCTCTGTCCTCGCCTCGGACCCGGACCTCGGCCTCAACGGCAAAGTCACCTACCATCTGCTGCAGAAGTCGGTCAATAGATCCCCTGTCTCATCCCCCCTGTTTTCTGTGGAGCCCTCCAGCGGTGTCATGCGCGCCCTTGAGTCTCTGGACTTTGAGCAGCGGCTGCAGCTGGAAGTGGAGATTGAAGCCTGCGACGGGGGCACCCCGCAGCTTTGCCAGCGAACTCAGATTGGGGTGACCGTGGTGGATCAGAACGACAACCCACCTCAGATCACCTTCCCGTCACTCGTTAACGGCTCTGCTGATCTTCCTCTGCCCGTCAGGGCTCCAGTTGGTTTCCTGATTGCTCGGATGGCAGCCCGGGACGCAGACGAGGGCTCCAATGCCGAACTGTCGTTCTCCATCCTAGGGGTAAAGCCAAAGCTTTTTGGGATCAACCCACTGACAGGAGAGCTCTTTCTGAGGAAGAGGCTCCCTGGAGATGCCTTGCCTGAAACGCCCATTCTCTTGATCCTTGCCGTCGAGGATGGCGGCCGCCCTTCCTTGACTTGTACAGCCACGCTGCGGCTTATTCCCACGGACACACTGCCCTCTAGTGTGGAGATTGTGGCCATACAGCCATCAACTGCAGAGAAACAGCCTTTCAATCTCGCCCTCCTGCTGATCGCCGTGTTGGCGGGAGGCTGCGGCTTGCTGCTTGTCGCCATCCTCCTGGTGGTGgcttccacgtgcaggaccaggaAAAGTCTCCTCAGAGGGATGCCCCATCAGTCAGTACAGGCACCAGGCAACCTTTCCTTTGGACGGGTGGAGGCAGACAGCACATATTTGGACTTCAGCACTACTGATATTCCCGGGGCCGAAGGGAGCGGAGATCctttgtgtgtgacagagagaccTAGGAACAATACCTCCCAG atgattgacatgcagattgtcccacccacctgtcagagtcCTTGTGCAACAGCCAGCTGGTTGACAGGTGATTGGGAACCGCAGCACAAGGGCTTTGCCCGCCTTATGCCTGGCAAAGCCCcgagcatagggctggcaaagctgctttctgcagggatcagctgtGCCATCAAGGGAACCCGATCCAGCTGGGTTGAActcaccacccatcagctgatgagtg GTGGCATTCTCCCTGCAGGATCACAATGTATTTGGAAGCCCCGTGGAGAGAAAAGTTGCAGGGGAAGAAGAACATGGAGTGAAGAAAGGGCGGGTGGGCAAAAAGGTCAAGGACTcctttctttctctgtttttccTCAGTGCCAACTCCAAATCAAAGCTAAGGCTGCCATCTtgtgcccacttacctggaa TACCCACTCAGCTCCCGATCAAGTGAGTATGAAAGACAGTGGGAAAGGAGATAGTGAATGTAACGACAGTGACTCTGACACCAGCAAGGACAGACTGAAGAAAGACTCAGcagaaaaaaatgagaagcaAAGTG GGACGGCAGCATTTGCCACAGACAGCTGCAGTGGCCTGCAGGTCCACTTGTCTTCAAGAAGCAAACATCTTCAATTTCATTTTGAACATGGGGGTACAATTTCATATCCTGCAGCCCAGAGGACAACTTGTGTTCACCCTGAGTTTCCAACAGAAAGCAAAGGCTGTTCTCCAGGTGAATCGGAGAGATTACAGAGTATCTATGAAAGAGTATGCAGTGGAGGCACAACCCTGGCCACGTCATCAAGACCGTGCAAAGAATCAAATTATACTCCACAGAGCTCTTTCTCAACTCATGCCTCTGAGATAGCAACATCATTTTGA